A region of Candidatus Hydrogenedentota bacterium DNA encodes the following proteins:
- a CDS encoding response regulator, with protein MPEQADKQTIMVVDDTAENLKLLESMLEGEGYDVRMFPSGAMMLKAAEKVVPDLVMLDILMPDMDGYEVCRRMRSCEALRDVPVLFLSALTDVKNKVKAFEVGGMDYVTKPFQFEEVHARVKTHLLLRKALRELEGHRSGLERLVGEKVREITESQLATITALSKLAESRDDETGYHIERTRTFCKILCEQLRKTARYGGSIDEDYVADVFNASVLHDVGKVGIPDRILLKPDRLTSAEFEMIKTHTAIGARTLQAAHRHYPHNTFINMGIAIARSHHERWNGNGYPDGLKGEDIPLSARIMAVADVYDALRTKRPYKAAMPHDEVARMLREGAGKDFDPAVVDAFNDTETEFSETYDSYARKSRPGSTTRREGFF; from the coding sequence ATGCCTGAACAGGCCGACAAGCAGACGATCATGGTCGTGGACGACACGGCGGAGAACCTGAAGCTCCTGGAGAGCATGCTGGAGGGGGAGGGCTATGATGTCCGCATGTTCCCCTCCGGCGCCATGATGCTCAAGGCCGCCGAGAAGGTGGTGCCCGACCTGGTCATGCTGGACATCCTCATGCCCGACATGGACGGCTACGAGGTGTGCCGCCGCATGCGGTCGTGCGAGGCCCTCCGGGACGTGCCCGTCCTCTTCCTCAGCGCCCTCACGGACGTGAAGAACAAGGTCAAGGCCTTCGAGGTCGGGGGGATGGACTACGTCACCAAGCCGTTCCAGTTTGAGGAGGTTCACGCGCGGGTCAAGACCCACCTGCTCCTCCGCAAGGCCCTGCGGGAGCTGGAGGGGCACCGCTCGGGCCTCGAGAGGCTCGTGGGGGAGAAGGTGCGCGAGATCACGGAGTCCCAGCTCGCCACCATCACCGCCCTGTCGAAGCTCGCGGAGTCGCGGGACGACGAGACGGGCTACCACATCGAGCGGACGCGGACCTTCTGCAAAATCCTCTGCGAGCAGCTGCGCAAGACGGCCCGCTACGGGGGCAGCATAGACGAGGACTATGTCGCCGACGTTTTCAACGCCTCGGTCCTCCACGACGTGGGGAAGGTGGGGATCCCCGACCGGATCCTGCTCAAGCCGGACCGGCTCACGTCTGCGGAGTTCGAGATGATCAAGACCCACACGGCCATCGGGGCGCGGACGCTGCAGGCGGCGCACCGGCACTACCCGCACAACACCTTCATCAACATGGGCATCGCCATCGCGCGGTCCCACCACGAGCGGTGGAACGGCAACGGCTATCCCGACGGGCTCAAGGGGGAGGACATCCCCCTGAGCGCGCGGATCATGGCCGTCGCGGACGTGTACGACGCCCTGCGCACCAAGCGCCCCTACAAGGCGGCCATGCCCCACGACGAGGTCGCCCGCATGCTGCGCGAGGGCGCGGGAAAGGATTTCGACCCGGCGGTGGTGGACGCCTTCAACGACACGGAGACGGAGTTCTCGGAGACCTACGATTCCTACGCGCGCAAGAGCCGGCCGGGGTCCACCACCCGCCGCGAGGGCTTTTTCTAG